A part of Thermotoga petrophila RKU-1 genomic DNA contains:
- a CDS encoding glycosyltransferase — MDVVLRERNIEEYRTIIGNEVDEIKKLAEPLKGKKVLHVNATAYGGGVAEILHNLVPLMRSVGLDARWRVIEAPDEFFNVTKKFHNTLQGADIEISEEEWNLYEEVCRKNAELIQDEELFVIHDPQPAALRKFVDLNDRKWIWRCHIDLSTPNMKVWQRFSQYLEGYDRLVFHLEEYFPQGWKERSIAFPPSIDPLSEKNRDLDEDTIRKTLERLEIDPERPLITVVSRFDPWKDLFSAIDVYRLVKKEIPEVQLAVVSAMATDDPEGWFFFEKVLRYAGTDEDIKFCTNLKGVGNKEVNAIQRATTVALHTATREGFGLVISEALYKRVPVVARPVGGVKIQVKHGENGYLAWEREDLAGYVVKLIRDEELRRKMGEKGRQTVVENFIITVHLKNYLKLFSDLLR, encoded by the coding sequence GTGGATGTTGTGTTGAGAGAGCGAAACATAGAGGAGTACCGCACCATAATCGGAAACGAGGTGGACGAGATAAAAAAACTTGCAGAACCTCTTAAAGGAAAAAAGGTTCTTCACGTCAATGCGACTGCCTACGGTGGAGGAGTTGCCGAAATCCTCCACAATCTCGTTCCGCTTATGAGATCGGTTGGTCTGGACGCCAGGTGGAGGGTCATAGAGGCACCCGATGAGTTTTTCAACGTCACAAAAAAGTTTCACAACACGCTTCAAGGTGCTGATATAGAGATTTCAGAGGAAGAGTGGAACCTTTACGAAGAGGTCTGCAGAAAAAACGCAGAACTGATCCAGGACGAAGAGTTATTCGTGATCCACGATCCCCAACCAGCAGCTCTGAGAAAATTCGTGGATTTGAACGACAGAAAGTGGATCTGGAGATGTCATATAGATCTATCCACTCCAAACATGAAGGTCTGGCAGAGATTTTCCCAGTATTTGGAGGGATACGACAGACTTGTTTTCCATCTCGAGGAGTATTTCCCGCAGGGATGGAAAGAAAGGAGCATAGCTTTCCCACCGAGTATAGATCCCCTGAGTGAAAAGAATCGAGATCTTGATGAAGACACAATAAGAAAAACTCTCGAAAGACTCGAAATAGACCCGGAAAGGCCTCTGATAACTGTTGTGTCTCGATTTGATCCATGGAAAGATCTTTTCAGTGCCATCGACGTCTATAGACTGGTGAAGAAAGAGATCCCGGAGGTTCAGCTTGCCGTAGTTTCCGCCATGGCAACGGACGATCCGGAGGGATGGTTCTTCTTTGAAAAGGTCCTCAGATACGCCGGAACGGACGAAGATATAAAATTCTGCACGAACCTGAAAGGTGTTGGAAACAAGGAAGTGAACGCTATTCAGAGGGCCACGACTGTCGCTCTGCACACGGCAACAAGAGAAGGCTTCGGTCTCGTCATAAGTGAAGCACTTTACAAGAGAGTTCCGGTCGTAGCAAGGCCAGTTGGTGGTGTTAAGATACAGGTGAAACATGGAGAAAATGGTTATTTGGCATGGGAAAGAGAGGACCTTGCAGGATACGTGGTAAAACTCATAAGAGATGAAGAACTCAGAAGAAAAATGGGAGAAAAAGGAAGGCAAACTGTGGTGGAGAATTTCATTATCACGGTGCATCTGAAGAACTATCTGAAACTCTTCTCAGATCTGTTGAGGTGA
- a CDS encoding NAD(P)/FAD-dependent oxidoreductase, protein MRYVIVGSGPAGLNAIEAIREVDKEGEILLITAEKYVGYSRPLITYLLGRKVTEEKMYYRTEDYLREMRVDIKPATRVEKVIPEEKTVVTDSGEEIRYDKLLIATGGKPFVPNIEGLTGKKGVFTFTTWEDEEKVEKYIEENDVKEAVVLGGGLIGLKTTEALMELGVKVTIVELADRILSVTFDRKASEIITEALKKEGCSVITNDTVVKVNGDDTVSSVVLKSGKEIPTKLLVIAIGVKPNVEFLKDSGIEINRGIVVNEKMETNVEGVYAAGDCTEFYDLIDGQRKTIAIWPVAVAQGRVAGYNMAGRNVRYPGGIPMNSVELAGIPTISVGHSNVEDDGYEILTFEEGNTYKKMVLKDNRLIGAILVNDIDRAGIYTGLILQKLDVSSFKDRLLDENFGLVYLPKEFRKKMLEGEIKIWLE, encoded by the coding sequence ATGAGGTACGTGATAGTTGGATCCGGACCAGCCGGTTTGAACGCGATAGAAGCGATCAGAGAAGTTGACAAAGAAGGAGAAATCCTTCTGATCACGGCAGAGAAATACGTGGGATACTCAAGACCTTTGATCACCTACTTGCTTGGAAGAAAGGTCACAGAGGAGAAGATGTATTACAGAACGGAAGACTATCTGAGAGAAATGAGGGTCGATATAAAACCCGCTACAAGAGTCGAAAAGGTGATACCAGAGGAGAAAACAGTAGTAACAGACAGCGGAGAAGAAATTCGCTACGACAAACTCCTGATTGCCACCGGTGGAAAGCCGTTTGTTCCAAACATAGAAGGACTCACTGGAAAGAAAGGTGTGTTCACATTCACCACGTGGGAAGACGAAGAGAAGGTAGAAAAGTACATAGAAGAAAACGATGTGAAAGAAGCCGTGGTGCTCGGTGGAGGTCTGATCGGTCTTAAAACAACGGAAGCGCTGATGGAACTTGGAGTAAAGGTCACCATTGTTGAACTGGCAGATAGGATACTCTCCGTTACCTTCGACAGAAAGGCATCTGAGATCATCACCGAAGCTTTGAAAAAAGAAGGATGCAGTGTTATAACGAACGACACAGTGGTGAAAGTGAACGGTGATGACACGGTTTCCTCCGTTGTTCTAAAAAGCGGAAAGGAGATCCCAACAAAGCTTCTCGTCATCGCTATTGGAGTAAAGCCGAATGTGGAATTTCTCAAAGACTCCGGGATAGAGATAAACCGTGGTATTGTGGTGAACGAAAAGATGGAAACAAACGTGGAAGGTGTTTACGCTGCGGGAGACTGCACTGAATTCTACGATCTGATAGATGGTCAGAGAAAAACGATCGCCATCTGGCCTGTGGCTGTTGCGCAGGGAAGAGTGGCTGGCTACAACATGGCTGGGAGAAACGTGAGGTATCCCGGCGGTATCCCGATGAACTCCGTTGAACTCGCCGGTATTCCAACCATATCGGTCGGGCACTCGAACGTGGAAGACGATGGGTATGAAATCCTCACCTTCGAAGAAGGAAACACCTACAAAAAAATGGTGTTGAAGGACAACAGACTCATAGGTGCCATCCTTGTGAACGACATAGACAGGGCCGGAATCTACACAGGCCTCATCCTTCAAAAACTCGACGTGTCTTCTTTCAAAGACAGACTACTCGACGAGAACTTCGGCCTCGTTTACCTTCCAAAAGAGTTCAGAAAGAAGATGCTGGAGGGGGAAATCAAGATATGGTTAGAATAG
- a CDS encoding 4Fe-4S dicluster domain-containing protein, whose amino-acid sequence MRRILIREEYCMGCKLCEINCVAAQVGTGNLIKVYRYVPELPEPNVIVEEHDYVTFALQCRNCDDPSCLKACMTGAMHRDPKTGAIRVNQEKCVGCWMCVMACPFGVIRRNTKEKKVASKCDLCADRGTPGCVEGCPNEALVLVEVRE is encoded by the coding sequence GTGAGAAGAATACTTATCAGGGAAGAGTACTGCATGGGATGTAAGCTGTGTGAGATAAACTGCGTCGCTGCACAGGTGGGAACGGGAAACCTCATAAAGGTGTACAGATACGTCCCGGAACTTCCCGAACCAAACGTGATAGTGGAAGAGCACGATTACGTCACTTTCGCACTTCAGTGCAGAAACTGTGATGATCCATCCTGTCTGAAGGCCTGTATGACGGGCGCGATGCACAGAGATCCAAAAACAGGAGCCATCAGAGTGAATCAAGAAAAGTGTGTAGGATGCTGGATGTGTGTGATGGCCTGTCCCTTCGGTGTGATAAGAAGGAACACGAAAGAAAAGAAAGTTGCCTCAAAGTGTGATCTCTGTGCCGATAGAGGAACTCCTGGCTGTGTCGAAGGCTGTCCAAACGAAGCGCTCGTTCTGGTTGAGGTGAGAGAATGA
- a CDS encoding ROK family transcriptional regulator → MPSPLLRKENKIKILRYILRNGKTTRNQLASNLNLAHSTLSYIIDELLDEGFLVFEEIKKERGRPYQILSVNPEKFTAIGVKVGREEVRGVLFDASMNPLKEHRVQILSGMRNNDGYTRALRETIEQLHSENLLGVGICSSGIVKEGKVIVSHVMNVKDWDPRKVLKDLERILVMNDSDALCREISQRVNADFLLVSYGIGIGASLWKDKRIHHLEMGHMLASSEGKCYCGQTGCLEYHSSEYAVLKSCLGKEIDFEDFITSEEEKYRQTIEELREKARKDFDSVKVHYEKAFKTFSVVLGNVIMGSGVSRVFFAGEGVVNEEMIKILEEMVRARFNRDFVGEVQFQVANANWMLGAARAVVDKYLPYIVK, encoded by the coding sequence GTGCCTTCTCCGCTTCTTCGAAAAGAGAACAAGATAAAGATCTTGAGGTACATACTGAGAAATGGAAAAACTACCAGAAACCAGCTTGCCAGCAATTTGAACCTCGCACACAGCACTCTGAGCTACATAATCGACGAGTTGCTCGATGAAGGTTTCCTCGTCTTTGAGGAGATCAAAAAGGAGAGGGGAAGACCATATCAGATTTTGAGTGTCAATCCAGAGAAATTCACCGCGATCGGGGTGAAGGTGGGTCGCGAAGAGGTACGGGGTGTACTCTTTGACGCAAGCATGAATCCTTTGAAAGAACACAGAGTGCAGATTCTGTCCGGTATGAGAAACAACGACGGTTATACTCGTGCTCTCAGAGAAACCATCGAACAACTTCACAGTGAAAATCTTCTCGGAGTGGGTATTTGCTCTTCTGGAATCGTGAAAGAAGGAAAAGTGATCGTTTCCCATGTGATGAACGTGAAAGACTGGGATCCAAGGAAAGTCCTGAAAGATCTTGAAAGGATCCTCGTCATGAACGATTCGGATGCTCTCTGCCGGGAAATTTCCCAGAGAGTGAACGCAGACTTTCTTCTGGTGAGCTACGGCATCGGCATAGGTGCGAGTCTCTGGAAAGATAAGAGGATTCATCACTTAGAAATGGGACACATGCTGGCTTCTTCAGAAGGAAAGTGCTACTGTGGACAGACAGGTTGTCTGGAGTATCATTCTTCAGAGTACGCTGTTTTGAAGTCTTGCCTTGGAAAAGAGATTGATTTCGAAGATTTCATCACAAGCGAAGAAGAAAAGTACAGGCAGACAATCGAAGAATTGAGAGAAAAAGCCAGAAAGGATTTTGATTCTGTGAAAGTGCACTACGAAAAGGCATTCAAAACCTTTTCTGTGGTCTTGGGGAACGTTATCATGGGTTCGGGTGTTTCTCGGGTGTTCTTCGCGGGAGAGGGTGTGGTCAACGAAGAAATGATCAAGATCTTGGAAGAGATGGTTAGAGCTCGATTCAATCGCGATTTTGTGGGAGAAGTGCAATTTCAGGTGGCCAATGCGAACTGGATGCTCGGCGCGGCTCGGGCGGTTGTTGACAAATACCTTCCTTATATTGTGAAATAA